Proteins encoded together in one Anguilla anguilla isolate fAngAng1 chromosome 9, fAngAng1.pri, whole genome shotgun sequence window:
- the LOC118235826 gene encoding A-kinase anchor protein 1, mitochondrial-like, whose amino-acid sequence MLRALQQAIGGRFQGPSGNGCDRAGVAWLGAVAPSARYVHWTPCSEEQLIPLMFHSCVHFLKEIGAVVKAQVEAMLRFRCFLPLMAPVLAVIGWWWYASRKKKEMAAPVVEEEEEESTAIREVLNGMVEGRKAGLKVGEGNTAGRAEENHILAATAVMPVQSLAGETLGREDTPSRARHGGLTADPDADGSDSSGQGTPGGTRAAPRLPDAGDDEAGGAEAGSSTLQPVCDDQRVADASECGTGEELPAGRGAVAEEDGTLAPRPPPHSPGTAIGSVPAELPEAPGPDLDTAREVEVEAEGLAVPFPERLGVLPVPKDRTFRSATPDTLCPDDVVPSRHVPAALAPPSDVEAEGPPPQQGGHGTPSQTGLVLDPRQEESGGPAPGLNRELISVATREPAVSLCDVSEEGSARPPQPSDSSPPSGEPRRSVVDQGEQDGSQGSMEVLCHLDEERVDDVTEPRPLVPDGSLSTSPELARDEEVLNACVAPPAQEGAEEDSSSSGTEPGQDDVSPEDSPPSPGEPHADDVTGTEDSGCSTGQSEDPEVSPCESSGEAMDRKPSDRSGSCIPAAQTETPSPAPDQAEQGGDLTSDGMHLLLQEGPLSAGHEASQNGHPSTPVREEEAEVAVSDSRTTGPQKGLGPEATPPCQGKSPTDDVTGTEDSGSGTYQSGDGASSPDDVPFTVPEAEQNPAAILAVSQGSDGQGRGPERKSAPSLEEGHQEGAPCRGERVTDTDLQNGSHVVSEMEGDRSGEISSEALQEDPAARKCESVDDRKPSNQSSSCILSTQTTQTPCSAPDLQTQQEDALISGGILHPSQEGPFSVIPPEASGNGLSQISPVQEEPDDDAGSSTQSEQKSPSPETAPSRLDELQASEDVAGAEDSGCSTCQSEDGGSSQDHVPSSVPSRAEQEEEENLVPASATSRDLEEQSKGPERRSEPSSGEHQPAPLPRGERLSDPHLQNGSVQATETEADLSGGAGCAVIGRVSQGCAAGPREDQGRGGRPACPPTPDLTVWEVEVPKLLVGRLIGKRGRYVTFLKQRSGAKIHFSPRLYSQEFQICHIEGTKQQVHKALGLIGNKFEELDLTNIYTPPAPPKLPSLPITSWLLLPEEVPVEVAVVKIVSAGHMFVQQPKHPSYPALSALDQDMRLCYSQPAPGLPSPTEVGVVCAAPGPDGAWWRAQVISFHRESGEAEIRYVDYGGYHRAKMDTLHQIRSDFTKLPFQGAEVVLSNVKPLPGGDGFSAEASAALEEMTRGAPLLAQMTGHSRAGVPFVQMWRAVQEELVSVNRTLVDRGLAAWLESS is encoded by the exons ATGTTACGAG CGCTGCAGCAGGCTATTGGGGGACGTTTCCAAGGGCCCTCGGGAAATGGCTGTGATCGTGCAGGGGTGGCGTGGCTCGGAGCGGTGGCGCCCAGCGCTAGATATGTTCACTGGACCCCCTGCTCAGAGGAACAGTTAATCCCTTTGATGTTCCACAGTTGTGTACATTTCCTGAAAGAAATTG GTGCGGTGGTGAAGGCCCAGGTGGAAGCCATGTTGAGGTTCCGGTGTTTTCTCCCGCTCATGGCGCCGGTgctggctgtgattggctggtggtGGTACGCCTCTCGCAAGAAAAAGGAAATGGCCGCCCcagtggtggaggaggaggaggaggagagcacgGCTATACGCGAGGTCCTCAACGGCATGGTGGAGGGCAGGAAGGCCGGACtgaaggtgggggaggggaacacTGCGGGGCGAGCAGAGGAGAACCACATTCTGGCGGCCACAGCTGTGATGCCCGTCCAATCGCTGGCGGGAGAGACgctggggagggaggacacGCCCTCTCGCGCCCGCCATGGCGGCCTCACCGCGGATCCAGACGCCGACGGCTCGGACTCCTCGGGGCAGGGGACGCCGGGGGGCACACGGGCTGCCCCACGCCTGCCAGACGCTGGCGATGACGAGGCGGGGGGAGCGGAGGCGGGATCGAGCACGCTCCAGCCCGTCTGTGACGACCAGCGGGTCGCCGACGCCTCCGAATGCGGGACCGGAGAAGAGCTTCCTGCTGGACGGGGCGCGGTCGCTGAGGAGGACGGGACTTtggctcctcgtcctcctcctcactcACCCGGCACGGCGATCGGCTCCGTGCCTGCTGAGCTCCCAGAAGCACCCGGGCCCGACCTGGACACGGccagagaggtggaggtggaggccgAGGGCCTCGCTGTGCCTTTCCCCGAGCGCCTCGGAGTCCTGCCTGTCCCGAAAGACCGAACCTTCAGAAGCGCCACGCCCGACACCCTGTGCCCTGATGACGTCGTGCCTTCCCGTCACGTCCCAGCCGCCCTAGCCCCTCCCTCCGACGTGGAGGCAGAGGGCCCACCGCCCCAGCAGGGTGGTCATGGGACGCCTTCGCAGACGGGTCTGGTCTTGGACCCACGCCAAGAGGAGAGCGGCGGGCCGGCCCCCGGTCTGAACAGGGAGCTCATCTCCGTGGCAACACGGGAACCGGCTGTCAGCCTGTGCGATGTCAGCGAAGAGGGCAGTGCGAGGCCACCGCAGCCAAGCGACAGCTCTCCCCCGTCCGGTGAGCCGCGGCGTTCTGTCGTAGACCAGGGAGAACAGGACGGCAGCCAGGGGTCCATGGAGGTGCTCTGCCATTTGGACGAGGAACGGGTGGATGACGTAACTGAGCCACGGCCTCTTGTGCCGGACGGCTCTTTGTCGACTTCGCCGGAGCTGGCGAGGGATGAGGAGGTGCTTAATGCCTGCGTCGCTCCTCCTGcccaggagggggcggaggaggacagcagcagcagcggaaCGGAGCCCGGGCAGGATGACGTCAGCCCAGAAGACTCGCCCCCCAGTCCGGGTGAACCCCACGcggatgatgtcacaggaacAGAGGATTCTGGGTGCAGCACGGGCCAGTCGGAAGACCCAGAAGTCTCCCCGTGTGAAAGCTCAGGGGAAGCGATGGACAGGAAGCCATCGGATCGGAGTGGCAGCTGTATCCCGGCTGCGCAAACAGAGACGCCAAGCCCAGCGCCGGACCAGGCCGAGCAGGGAGGTGACCTCACGTCCGACGGGATGCACCTCCTTCTGCAGGAGGGTCCCCTTTCAGCAGGGCACGAGGCGTCCCAGAACGGCCACCCCAGCACTCCCGTCcgagaggaggaggcggaggttGCCGTTAGCGACAGCAGAACGACAGGTCCGCAAAAAGGCCTCGGTCCCGAAGCCACGCCCCCGTGTCAGGGCAAATCCCCGACAGATGATGTCACGGGaacagaggattctgggagcgGTACGTACCAGTCGGGGGACGGGGCCAGCAGCCCGGATGACGTCCCCTTCACTGTGCCTGAGGCGGAGCAGAACccagcggccattttggctgTGTCGCAGGGCTCAGACGGACAGGGCCGCGGTCCGGAGAGGAAGTCCGCACCCTCGTTGGAGGAGGGTCACCAGGagggcgccccctgcaggggcGAGAgggtcacagacacagacctccAGAATGGAAGTCACGTGGTATCCGAGATGGAGGGAGACCGCTCTGGAG AGATCTCCTCAGAGGCCCTGCAGGAGGACCCAGCGGCCAGGAAGTGTGAGAGCGTGGATGACAGGAAGCCGTCCAATCAGAGCAGCAGCTGTATCCTCAGCACACAAACTACGCAGACTCCCTGCTCAGCACCAGACCTCCAGACTCAACAGGAAGATGCCCTGATATCCGGCGGCATCCTGCATCCTTCACAGGAGGGTCCCTTTTCAGTGATACCCCCAGAGGCTTCTGGGAATGGTTTGTCGCAGATCAGTCCTGTCCAGGAGGAACCGGACGACGATGCAGGCAGCTCAACCCAGAGCGAGCAAAAAAGCCCCAGTCCAGAAACCGCCCCCTCCAGGCTAGATGAACTCCAGGCGTCGGAGGACGTCGCAGgagcagaggattctgggtgCAGCACGTGCCAGTCGGAGGATGGAGGGAGCAGCCAGGACCACGTCCCCTCCTCAGTGCCATCACgtgcagagcaggaggaggaggagaacctAGTGCCTGCCTCAGCGACCTCACGAGACTTAGAGGAGCAGAGCAAGGGCCCAGAGAGGAGGTCTGAACCCTCCTCAGGGGAGCACCAGCCGGCTCCCCTCCCCAGGGGCGAGAGGCTCAGCGACCCGCACCTCCAGAACGGAAGTGTCCAGGCGACGGAGACGGAGGCAGATCTCTCTGGAGGTGCAG gctgtgctgtgattggccgggtGAGCCAGGGCTGCGCGGCAGGGCCCAGAGAGGACCAGGGCCGCGGTGGCCGGCCCGCgtgcccacccacccccgaTCTCACCGTCTGGGAGGTGGAGGTGCCAAAG CTGCTCGTGGGGAGGCTGATAGGGAAGCGGGGGCGCTACGTAACCTTCCTGAAGCAGAGGTCCGGAGCGAAGATCCACTTCTCTCCCCGGCTGTACTCTCAGGAGTTTCAGATCTGTCACATAGAAG GGACAAAGCAGCAAGTGCACAAAGCATTGGGGCTGATTGGGAACAAGTTTGAGGAACTGGATCTGACTAATATCTACACCCCTCCTGCACCACCCAAGCTGCCCTCCTTGCCCATAACGTCCTGG CTGCTGCTCCCTGAGGAGGTGCCGGTGGAGGTTGCCGTGGTGAAGATCGTGTCGGCGGGTCACATGTTCGTGCAGCAGCCCAAGCACCCCTCTTACCCAGCACTGAGCGCGCTCGACCAGGACATGCGCCTGTGCTACTCCCAGCCAGCGCCCGGCCTGCCCTCCCCCACCGAGG TGGGCGTGGTCTGTGCCGCTCCTGGGCCGGATGGGGCGTGGTGGCGAGCGCAGGTCATCTCCTTCCACAGGGAGAGCGGCGAGGCCGAGATCCGCTACGTGGACTACGGCGGCTACCATAGAGCCAAGATGGACACCCTGCACCAGATAAG ATCAGACTTCACAAAACTGCCGTTCCAAGGAGCCGAGGTGGTATTGAGCAACGTGAAGCCGTTACCAG GAGGGGACGGCTTTTCGGCAGAGGCGAGCGCCGCGCTGGAGGAGATGACGAGAGGGGCCCCTCTGCTGGCGCAG ATGACCGGCCACAGCCGCGCCGGCGTCCCCTTCGTACAGATGTGGAGGGCGGTCCAGGAGGAG CTGGTGTCGGTGAACCGTACTCTGGTAGACCGCGGACTCGCCGCCTGGCTGGAGAGCTCCTGA